The Pygocentrus nattereri isolate fPygNat1 chromosome 1, fPygNat1.pri, whole genome shotgun sequence genome window below encodes:
- the LOC108433501 gene encoding uncharacterized protein LOC108433501 isoform X4 has translation MACSVQCAQDYVSDARVDLIEQLKNLPLIIEKLYQKKVLNNTEVSDLEAIPEKCRKARKVLDWITNKGKDACLEFLKILDLERKSVLPLKLHTWISHFSFGEESDDIQGPTSCHEIRTLLKTKAKEILDQQCKRSNHFFGGNAKQKFTYIPLVLDRDTEKNKPHNKVIHKSKKSKKPRGKKLRSYIPKDTCRNTPEDLLNSQEKSILLVGKPGIGKTTAVKQMLYFWAERHDENLDFMFYFDKNVLTNIATSNLQSLLLDTLIMSNADLRQKAEEITQYLEDYSEKVTIIFDGISGFHDNNILLRIIHHELLPEAKIVVTCRPETEDDDFFDWPTCKVYVQGFSEESIYTYLTQMPDQDPELVNSVVDNPALFSLCHVPMYAFMVAACFSYYTSEGAHKQCTATELYIRIFRHCIQRHGNKKLRHLDAHIKDCKDKILLLAESAFSATKLKTINLEFDYSDSCIAGVFLRSVSVVSPAFARTFCSFLHNTIQEFFSALWLLEKPQKLHEVLQLCQTEEYKHMKYMIPFLCGLLSETTIPLLKCLFPPDQPKGTCHGFFEKVLKTFLHDEPDEEYSVDAVFLCQCLNELQSSEACLWFLERVDYSLDLSEEHLDPHQCCAVSYVISQSRDKPVHLNLENSVVSLSGLKTILRHSQNLRDLSMTLCQVWTAALKCEQQSYLINLLLLCGKEIYLPIITQKALHQQAGEIITQSADPVILHLCCGQNPQQLSDAFCRTISTWLPSISSVHFTTKQNQRESCEEWEKRVTLFKLNLCLQAALHQKENVQTTVKKVTLCGTDECNFLLDLYSHVKQYETETGRKVLPALLPVYQSTRAEWIIDLSERKASLLLEVLKLQTVKKPVELSGWSDEESEVRSFLQCLPYISQLRLAGTKYIEFVVILFHEAAESERQTGQKTLELLTSMCIKSSFPCGDTNNHIQSAFLLDLYSHVKQYETETGRTVLPALLPVYQSVPAEWIIDLSERRTSLLLEVLKLQTVKKPVELRGWSDEENEVKRFFQCLPFISQLRFAGTKDIEFVVNLFRNAAQSERRIRLKTLELLMSVCSLPYGNRNSYIQSDFLLDLYSNVEQYETETGRNVLPALRPVYQSVPAEWIIDVSERRTSLLLEVLKLQTVKKPVELRGWSDEESEVRSFLLCLPFISQLRFNPRFVGERHIKFMVNLFHQAAESERQTGEKMLELLTSVCTYSSFPYDLTCVVVVMMMMMMKVLTFW, from the exons ATGGCTTGTTCAGTTCAGTGTGCCCAAGATTATGTTAGTGATGCCCGGGTAGACCTAATAGAACAGCTGAAGAACTTGCCTCTTATTATTGAAAAACTTTATCAGAAGAAGGTTTTGAACAACACTGAAGTTAGTGATCTTGAGGCCATAcctgaaaaatgcagaaaagccAGAAAGGTATTGGACTGGATCACAAACAAAGGGAAAGATGCCTGCCTAGAGTTTCTAAAGATACTGGATCTTGAGAGGAAATCAGTCTTGCCTCTTAAACTACACACCTGGATCAGCCACTTCTCCTTTGGTGAGGAGTCAGATGACATTCAAG GACCCACCTCATGCCATGAGATTCGGACCCTTTTAAagacaaaagcaaaagaaattCTAGATCAGCAATGTAAACGGAGCAATCATTTCTTTGGAGGGAATGCCAAACAAAAATTTACTTACATTCCTCTTGTGTTGGATAGAGACACAGAAAAGAACAAACCAcataacaaagtcattcacaaaAGCAAGAAATCTAAGAAACCCCGGGGGAAAAAGCTGAGATCCTATATACCTAAGGACACATGCAGAAATACCCCTGAAGATCTGTTGAACAGCCAGGAGAAAAGCATCCTATTAGTGGGAAAACCTGGAATTGGGAAGACAACAGCTGTTAAGCAAATGCTGTATTTCTGGGCAGAGAGGCATGACGAAAACCTTgacttcatgttttattttgataagAACGTGCTGACGAATATCGCAACTTCTAACCTGCAAAGTCTGCTTTTAGATACTTTGATTATGTCAAATGCAGATCTAAGGCAAAAGGCTGAagaaattactcagtatcttgAAGACTACTCTGAAAAAGTCACTATTATTTTTGATGGGATCAGTGGCTTTCATGACAACAACATTTTATTGAGGATTATACATCATGAACTTTTGCCTGAAGCTAAGATTGTGGTAACATGCAGGCCAGAAACAGAGGATGATGACTTCTTTGACTGGCCAACATGCAAAGTATATGTGCAAGGCTTCAGTGAAGAGTCCATTTATACATACTTAACCCAAATGCCAGATCAGGATCCAGAATTGGTCAATAGTGTGGTAGACAATCCAGCACTGTTCAGTCTCTGTCATGTCCCAATGTATGCTTTCATGGTGGCAGCTTGCTTTTCCTACTATACATCTGAAGGTGCTCATAAACAATGCACAGCTACTGAGTTGTATATACGAATTTTTCGTCATTGCATTCAGAGGCATGGAAATAAGAAACTGAGGCACTTAGATGCACATATCAAAGACTGCAAGGACAAAATCTTGCTTTTGGCAGAGAGCGCATTCAGTGCAACCAAGCTAAAGACTATCAACCTGGAATTTGATTACAGTGACAGTTGCATTGCTGGTGTTTTCCTGAGGTCAGTGTCAGTTGTGTCACCAGCATTTGCCAGGACATTCTGTTCCTTTCTTCACAACACAATACAGGAATTCTTCTCTGCCCTGTGGCTTCTGGAAAAACCCCAGAAACTTCATGAAGTACTCCAGCTTTGTCAGACTGAAGAGTATAAGCACATGAAATACATGATTCCTTTTCTGTGTGGGCTTCTATCAGAAACCACCATCCCTCTTCTAAAGTGCCTTTTCCCACCCGACCAGCCGAAAGGAACATGTCATGGGTTCTTTGAGAAGGTCTTGAAGACATTTCTACATGATGAACCAGATGAAGAGTATTCTGTTGATGCTGTCTTCCTCTGTCAGTGTCTAAATGAATTGCAGTCATCTGAAGCTTGTCTCTGGTTCCTGGAGAGAGTAGACTATAGTTTAGATTTGAGTGAAGAACATCTTGACCCTCATCAGTGTTGTGCTGTGTCCTATGTGATCAGCCAATCCAGAGATAAACCAGTTCACCTTAATTTGGAGAACAGTGTTGTATCTCTTTCAGGACTGAAGACAATTCTGAGGCATTCACAAAATCTCAG gGATTTGTCAATGACTCTCTGCCAAGTGTGGACAGCCGCTCTGAAATGTGAACAGCAGAGTTATTTGATAAACCTCCTGCTGTTGTGTGGAAAGGAAATTTACCTCCCAATTATCACTCAGAAAGCTTTACATCAACAAGCTGGAGAAATCATTACCCAAAGTGCAGATCCAGTAATCCTTCATCTGTGCTGTGGTCAAAACCCACAACAGCTCAGTGATGCTTTCTGCAGGACCATTTCCACATGGCTACCATCCATCAGCTCTGTTCA ttttactACCAAACAGAATCAGAGAGAATCATGTGAAGAATGGGAAAAGAGAGTGACATTATTTAAACTGAATCTCTGTCTGCAAGCAGCTCTTCATCAAAAAGAAAATGTCCAGACAACAGTAAAGAAAGTTACCTTATGTGGAACTGATGAGTGTAATTTTCTGCTGGATCTGTACTCTCATGTGAAGCAGTACGAGACTGAAACAGGCAGGAAAGTTCTGCCAGCATTACTGCCAGTTTACCAGTCAACTCGTGCAGAGTGGATCATAGACCTCTCAGAGAGAAAAGCCTCCCTCCTCCTAGAAGTGCTGAAACTCCAAACAGTGAAGAAACCAGTGGAACTGAGCGGCTGGTCAGATGAAGAGAGTGAAGTGAGGAGTTTCCTTCAGTGTCTGCCCTACATCTCTCAACTGAg ACTTGCAGGTACCAAATATATTGAGTTTGTAGTCATTCTCTTTCATGAAgcagcagagagtgagagacagacaggacagAAGACACTGGAGCTGTTAACATCAATGTGCATTAAAAGCTCTTTCCCTTGTGGAGATACAAACAACCACATACAGAGTGCTTTCCTGCTGGATCTGTACTCGCATGTGAAGCAGTATGAGACTGAAACAGGCAGGACTGTTCTTCCAGCATTACTGCCAGTTTACCAGTCAGTTCCTGCAGAGTGGATCATAGACCTCTCAGAGAGAAGAACCTCCCTCCTCCTAGAAGTGCTGAAACTCCAAACAGTGAAGAAACCAGTGGAGCTGAGAGGCTGGTCAGATGAAGAGAATGAAGTGAAGAGATTCTTTCAGTGTCTGCCCTTCATCTCACAACTCAG ATTTGCAGGCACAAAAGATATTGAGTTTGTGGTAAATCTCTTCCGTAACGcagcacagagtgagagacGGATTCGACTGAAGACACTGGAGCTATTAATGTCAGTGTGCTCTTTACCTTATGGAAATAGAAACAGCTACATACAGAGTGATTTCCTGCTGGATCTGTACTCAAATGTGGAGCAGTATGAGACTGAAACAGGCAGGAATGTACTTCCAGCGTTACGGCCAGTTTATCAGTCAGTTCCTGCAGAGTGGATCATAGACGTCTCAGAGAGAAGAACCTCCCTCCTCCTAGAAGTGCTGAAACTCCAAACAGTGAAGAAACCAGTTGAGCTGAGAGGCTGGTCAGATGAAGAGAGTGAAGTGAGGAGTTTCCTTCTGTGTCTGCCCTTCATCTCACAACTCAGGTTTAATCCAAG ATTTGTGGGTGAGCGACATATTAAGTTCATGGTGAATCTTTTCCATCAAgcagcagagagtgagagacagacaggagagaAGATGCTGGAGCTGCTAACATCAGTGTGCACTTACAGCTCTTTCCCTTATG